Proteins encoded together in one Salvelinus fontinalis isolate EN_2023a chromosome 6, ASM2944872v1, whole genome shotgun sequence window:
- the xiap gene encoding E3 ubiquitin-protein ligase XIAP, with protein MSGPGRDSDLESDHAVDWSMMDMRLDSFRGSLLAQQVSAERLARAGFYFTGQADKVRCFSCHKTVENWCGGDAPVERHAEVSPTCKFLSCTHRSRVNSLQAAMLTNETSYNEDAEDMEFRLRTGEVVDDTTYPMAPHMVSEDSRFNTFGPWPSTSPVRPRELAQAGLFYLGEGDQVQCFCCGRMLKGWEAGDTAWGEHSKHYPYCFFILGHDVGNLPSQGGREVEETRPRPQVPMQSFEERLGSFAGIQHPIDHERLARAGFYNTGAPDHVGCFRCGGGLKGWQQDEDPWEEHAKHYPGCSFLLAEKGQEFVSSVQLQGPDWNNAASSHLNGCSSHETEVLQSANAQKAVEMGLEPALVERTIQERIRRDGRGYSTLETLLQDCFNRDPDSDAKTAENHDEDPLEKLRKLQREKQCKVCMDRDICIVFIPCGHLVVCKECSEALGKCPICCRAITQKIKTYIS; from the exons ATGTCAGGCCCCGGGAGAGACAGTGATCTGGAGTCAGACCACGCAGTAGACTGGTCCATGATGGACATGCGGCTGGACTCGTTCCGGGGTTCCCTCCTGGCCCAGCAGGTGTCAGCGGAGAGGCTGGCCCGCGCTGGGTTTTACTTCACAGGACAGGCCGACAAGGTGCGCTGCTTCAGCTGCCACAAGACTGTAGAGAACTGGTGTGGAGGGGACGCACCTGTGGAGAGGCACGCGGAG GTCTCCCCTACCTGTAAGTTCCTGAGCTGCACCCATCGATCCAGGGTTAACTCTCTTCAAGCTGCCATGCTGACCAATGAAACCTCCTACAACGAAGACGCTGAGGACATGGAGTTCCGCCTGAGGACGGGAGAGGTGGTAGACGATACCACCTACCCCATGGCCCCGCACATGGTCAGCGAAGACTCCCGGTTCAACACCTTCGGCCCGTGGCCCTCCACATCCCCGGTCCGACCTAGAGAGCTGGCCCAGGCGGGGCTCTTCTATTTGGGGGAGGGTGACCAGGTGCAGTGCTTCTGCTGTGGAAGGATGCTAAAGGGCTGGGAGGCTGGGGACACGGCATGGGGAGAGCACTCCAAACACTACCCCTACTGCTTCTTCATCCTGGGGCATGATGTGGGGAACCTCCCCTCTCagggggggagggaggtggaggagaccAGGCCACGTCCTCAGGTCCCCATGCAGAGCTTTGAGGAGAGGCTAGGCAGCTTTGCAGGAATCCAGCACCCTATTGACCACGAGAGGCTGGCCAGAGCAGGCTTCTACAACACAG GTGCACCAGACCATGTGGGGTGTTTCCGCTGTGGTGGAGGTCTGAAGGGCTGGCAGCAGGATGAGGATCCCTGGGAGGAGCACGCCAAACACTATCCTGG GTGCAGTTTTCTACTGGCAGAGAAAGGACAGGAGTTCGTCAGCAGCGTTCAGCTACAAGGTCCTGACTGGAACAATGCT GCTTCAAGTCACCTAAATGGATGTTCAAGTCATGAGACAG aGGTGCTGCAGTCAGCCAATGCCCAGAAGGCGGTGGAGATGGGTCTGGAGCCTGCCTTGGTAGAGAGGACTATACAGGAGAGGATACGCAGGGATGGGAGAGGCTACTCCACCCTGGAAACTCTGCTGCAGGACTGCTTTAACAGAGACCCTGACAGTGACGCAAAGACAGCAGAGAACCATG ACGAGGATCCCCTTGAGAAGCTACGGAAGCTGCAGAGGGAGAAACAGTGCAAAGTGTGTATGGACAGAGACATCTGCATCGTCTTCATCCCCTGTGGGCACCTGGTCGTCTGCAAGGAGTGTTCCGAGGCCCTCGGCAAGTGTCCCATCTGCTGTAGAGCCATCACACAAAAGATCAAGACATACATCTCCTAA